The following proteins are encoded in a genomic region of Vibrio taketomensis:
- the pcp gene encoding pyroglutamyl-peptidase I yields the protein MKKVLITGFEPFGGATINPALEAVKRLANAELNGGEIVTCEVPVTRYESLDAIIAAIETHKPDFVITVGQAAGRAGITPERVAINVDDFRIPDNGGNQPIDEPVYVDGPDAYFSTLPIKAITKTLQEQGIPCQVSNSAGTFVCNHVFYGIQHYLRDKQVGHGFVHIPLLPEQDTSGNQATMSLDVIVEGLRLVAQATLDNQQDMVIGAGQIC from the coding sequence ATGAAGAAAGTACTGATTACTGGTTTTGAGCCTTTTGGTGGCGCGACGATTAACCCTGCATTAGAAGCGGTAAAACGCTTGGCTAACGCGGAGTTAAACGGTGGTGAAATCGTGACATGTGAAGTGCCAGTCACGCGTTATGAATCATTGGATGCGATCATCGCGGCAATCGAAACGCATAAACCGGATTTTGTTATTACGGTCGGTCAAGCGGCTGGTCGTGCGGGTATAACTCCTGAGCGTGTAGCGATTAACGTTGATGATTTCCGCATTCCGGATAACGGTGGCAATCAACCCATTGATGAACCTGTTTATGTAGATGGTCCAGACGCGTACTTTAGTACATTGCCGATCAAAGCGATTACTAAGACACTGCAAGAGCAGGGTATTCCTTGTCAGGTTTCAAACTCGGCGGGTACGTTTGTGTGTAACCATGTGTTTTATGGTATTCAACATTACTTGCGTGATAAGCAAGTAGGGCATGGTTTTGTGCACATTCCTCTGCTTCCGGAGCAAGATACCTCAGGTAATCAAGCGACCATGTCTTTGGATGTGATTGTTGAAGGGTTGCGCTTGGTTGCACAAGCGACGCTAGACAACCAACAAGATATGGTGATTGGCGCTGGTCAAATCTGCTAA
- a CDS encoding DUF979 domain-containing protein has translation MLEYVYQATGFLLLAFSLQTFLDKNNSKRIGTGLFWLIYGVTFLFGALIPNWITGILVLMLTALAAGGFMGTGNYGTTTDEERKATASVLKNKLFIPAIVVPVGTVLISQFTSLGALVGLGISSIASIIVALAITKSRASNALQEGRRLIDSIGWAAILSQFLAALGYLFSQAGVGDTVAEIVKLMIPDNMLFVKVIAYCAGMTLFTIVMGNAFAAFAVITTGIGIPLLIVENGGNAAIIGVLGMLSGYCGTLLTPMAANFNVVPAALLELKNKHHVILMQVIPGLSILIFNIGVMYTFAF, from the coding sequence ATGTTAGAGTACGTATATCAAGCCACGGGTTTCTTACTGTTGGCATTTTCACTGCAAACTTTTCTCGACAAGAATAACAGTAAACGAATCGGCACAGGTTTGTTCTGGCTGATCTATGGTGTGACCTTCCTATTTGGTGCTCTGATCCCGAACTGGATCACGGGTATCTTAGTATTGATGCTAACGGCTTTGGCTGCTGGTGGTTTTATGGGAACGGGGAACTACGGCACAACAACCGATGAGGAGCGTAAGGCGACGGCATCGGTGCTCAAAAACAAGCTGTTTATTCCAGCCATCGTTGTGCCAGTCGGTACGGTGCTAATTAGTCAGTTTACTTCATTGGGCGCTTTGGTCGGTTTAGGTATCAGTTCGATTGCGTCGATTATCGTTGCTCTCGCGATCACTAAGAGTCGTGCTTCAAATGCGCTCCAAGAAGGACGTCGTTTGATTGATTCAATTGGTTGGGCAGCGATTTTATCTCAATTCTTAGCGGCGCTTGGCTATCTGTTTAGTCAGGCTGGCGTAGGTGATACGGTTGCTGAAATCGTAAAACTGATGATCCCTGACAACATGCTATTCGTGAAGGTGATTGCTTACTGTGCGGGTATGACACTGTTTACCATCGTTATGGGTAATGCTTTTGCAGCGTTTGCGGTAATTACCACTGGTATCGGTATTCCACTCCTTATCGTGGAAAATGGTGGTAATGCGGCGATCATTGGCGTACTTGGTATGTTGTCTGGTTACTGCGGTACACTGCTGACACCAATGGCGGCAAACTTTAACGTGGTACCTGCGGCACTATTAGAGTTAAAGAATAAACACCATGTTATTTTGATGCAGGTTATTCCTGGCCTAAGTATCTTGATTTTTAATATCGGTGTTATGTACACCTTTGCGTTTTGA
- a CDS encoding DUF969 domain-containing protein, whose amino-acid sequence MIDLWPLIGIVIITVGLALKQNTLLVILAAGVATGLVADIAVMDILSTLGQSFTQNRYMSLFILVLPMIGILERFGLRQRADELIGSMKKASVSKILMTYLLLRKLTNGLGLNIGGHPQMIRPLIAPMSEAAAEKSNPELSDEKRQTIRALSAACENFGNFFSQLLFIGTGGLLLIKGVMNDSQLDVQLETMALWALPTAIMSFMVFGIYSKFIGAKIQSKASTEHVAAEEGGK is encoded by the coding sequence ATGATTGATTTATGGCCATTGATTGGCATTGTAATAATTACAGTAGGGCTTGCGTTAAAGCAAAATACCTTGCTCGTAATTTTGGCTGCTGGAGTAGCAACGGGATTGGTTGCTGATATTGCAGTGATGGATATTTTATCGACCTTAGGGCAATCGTTCACCCAAAACCGCTATATGTCACTTTTCATTCTCGTTTTACCTATGATCGGTATTTTGGAGCGATTTGGTCTGCGTCAACGCGCTGATGAGCTGATAGGTTCAATGAAAAAGGCTTCGGTAAGCAAGATTCTAATGACCTATTTGCTACTACGTAAGCTGACTAATGGATTAGGATTAAATATCGGTGGCCACCCACAAATGATCCGTCCGCTTATTGCGCCAATGTCAGAAGCGGCGGCAGAAAAATCAAACCCAGAACTCAGTGATGAAAAGCGCCAAACCATTCGAGCGCTGTCAGCAGCCTGTGAGAACTTCGGCAACTTCTTTAGCCAACTTCTATTTATTGGTACGGGCGGTCTGTTGCTTATCAAAGGTGTGATGAACGACAGCCAATTGGATGTGCAATTAGAGACAATGGCATTGTGGGCGTTGCCAACAGCGATCATGTCTTTTATGGTGTTTGGTATTTACAGTAAGTTTATTGGCGCAAAAATCCAGAGTAAGGCCTCTACTGAGCACGTTGCGGCAGAAGAAGGGGGCAAATAG
- a CDS encoding DUF3820 family protein, with protein MLQKENLLKLARMQMPFGKYAGRYLIDLPEEYLLWFDKKGWPEGELGDLLKLCLALKIEGLDSVVKPLKYRN; from the coding sequence ATGCTACAAAAAGAAAATCTACTTAAACTTGCACGTATGCAAATGCCATTTGGTAAATATGCGGGGCGTTATTTAATTGATCTACCAGAGGAATACCTGCTTTGGTTCGATAAGAAGGGCTGGCCGGAAGGTGAACTTGGAGATTTGCTCAAGCTTTGTTTAGCGCTCAAAATTGAGGGATTAGATTCGGTCGTGAAGCCGTTGAAGTATCGAAATTAG